AGAGCGAACCCCCGATCTTCGACGAGTGGGGAGCGTTGATCGTCGACGGCGCGAAGGCGAGCGCCATCGCGTTCGTCTACGCGCTGGTTCCGACGGCCGTTCTGGTCGTCTTTCTCGTGAGCGGCGGCCTGCTGGGCGCGTCCGGTAGCGACCTGCTGGGTGCGATCGGCGGGCTCACTGCGCTCATCGGCGCGTTCGTCTGGCTGGCGGCGACCCTGATGGTCGCCTACGCCGTTCCCGCAGCGATCGCGAACTTCGCAGAGACCCGCCGCGTCGGTGCGGGGTTCGAATGGTCGACCATGCGTCGGGTGCTCGTCGACCGGACCTACGCGACTGGCTGGCTGACGGCCTTCGCGATCCTCGTCGGCGGCGGGGTCGTTTCGACTCTGCTGAACGTCGTGCCCCTACTGGGGTTCGTCGCGAGCGCGTTCGTCGGCTTCTACGCCGCCGTCGCCGCCTACTACGTCATCGGTAGGACGTGGGGCGAGATGAACCACGCACCCCTCGCGGAACGACCCGCGATCCGCGGCCAGGCCGAGATCTGAGCCGCGAGCGAACCGTCTTTTTGTACACACGGAGCGTAGGACTCCACATGGTAGAGGACACCCTCTTCGAGTTCGAATCCGACCGAAGCCGCGAGGAGATCGCCGCCTATCTCAGAGCGCTCGCCGCCGAGTTCGATACTGATGGTCCCGTGACGTTCCGCGATGGCGAGTACGCACTGGCGGTAACGCCGCCGGCGTCCGCGGCGTTCGACGTCGAGGTCGAACGCGAGGACGGGGACGGGGGGAGCGAACTGGAGATCGAACTGGAGATCGAGTGGAGCGAAAACGGGACGGAGTCGAGCGCCGAGCGGGTCGAGAGCCTCGATCCGGACGTCGGAATCCAGTTCACCCCCGAATCCGACGACGGAGAACCGAGTCAGGGCCGTTTCGAGGTCTATCGGGACAGGGCCGACGAGTGGCGCTGGCGGCTCGTCCACCGGAACGGGAACATCATCGCCGACGGCGGGGAGGGCTATTCGAGCAAGCAGAGCGCGATCAAGGGGCTTCGGAGCGTCCAGCACAACGCGCCCGGGGCGCGGATCGAGGACGTGGAGTAACGGCGATATCCTTTTGCCGTCGGAATGAGCCACTGAGATCATGAACGGGGACACCCCGGGCGATCGACTGCGCGAGAACGCGACGGCGATCGCTTCTACAGTCGTCACGGGGATCTGGCTCGCCGCGTTGCTCTCCGGCCAGGGCTGGTGGCTCGGGGCGTTGATCCTCGGCTACGTGGTCGTCGTTCCGATCGTCGCGTTGCTCTTCGGCGACGAGAACGACCGCGAGGAGTGGTGGGACGACTGGATGGGCGACTCGGACGTCGAGAAGTGGTTCGGTACGAAGGAGGACTGGTTCGGTTCGTCCCCGCACGACGGGGACGATGAATCACTCGGGGACGAACCGCCGTCGAACCGGGACGCCCTCCAGACGCTCCGCTACCGGTATGCACAGGGCGAGCTCACCGACGAGCAGTTCGAACGGAAACTCGAACGACTGCTCGAAACCGACACCATCGAGAACGCCGAGGACCGCCGCCGGGCACGCGAGCGGCTGTACGAGCGATAGGAACGACAACGCCTTTTTCCTGTCACCCGCGAGTATCGCCATGGACCAGAAACGGGAGCTGACCAGCATCGATCTCGCGGCACTGGTCGGCGAGCTAAACGAGTACGAGGGGGCGAAAGTCGATAAGGCCTACCTCTACGGTGAGGATTTCCTCCGCCTCAAACTGCGGGACTTCGATCGCGGTCGGGTCGAACTGCTGGTCGAGGTCGGCGACGTCAAGCGCACCCATGTGGCCGTCCCCGAACACGTCCCCGACGCGCCGGGTCGGCCGCCGGACTTCGCGAAGATGCTTCGAAACCGTCTGTCGGGCGCGGATTTCGCCGGCGTCTCCCAGTACGAGTTCGATCGTATCCTCAGCTTCGAGTTCGAGCGCGAGGACGGAAATACGACGGTCATCGCGGAACTGTTCGGGGAGGGAAACGTCGCCGCCTGCGACGAAACCCGCCACGTCATCGACTCGCTCGAGACGGTGCGGTTGAAATCACGGACCGTCGCGCCCGGCTCGCGCTATCAGTTCCCCGACTCGCGGGTCAACCCGCTCGAGGTCGACGGGGAGACGTTCCGCGCGCTAATGGGCGACTCGGACACCGACCTCGTGCGGACGCTCGCGACCCAACTCAACCTCGGCGGGCTCTACGCCGAGGAGATCTGCTCGCGTGCCGGCGTCGAGAAGACCGTCACCATCGAGGAGGCCGACGACGAGCAGCTAGAACAGCTGTACGACGCGCTCTCGCGACTCGCGAGCGAAGTACGGGAGAAACGGTTCGACCCGCGGATCTACCGGGACGACGGGGACCTCGTCGACGTGACGCCCATCGCGCTGGAGGAGCACTCGGGCCTTGAAAGCGAGTCGTACGAACGGTTCAACGAGGCGCTCGACGATTACTTCTACGAACTGGATACGAGCGAGGACGAGGAGACCGACACGAGCCCCGAGTTCGACGAGGAGATCGAACGAAAGAAGCGGATCATCGACCAGCAGGAGGGGGCCATCGAGGGGTTCGAACAGCAAGCGGCCGAGGAACGCGAACGCGCCGAACTCGTCTACGCGAACTACGGGACCGCCGACGAGGTCCTGACGACGGTTCGAAACGCGCTGCAGGAGGGACGAAGCTGGGAGGAGATCGAGGCGACGTTCGAGCAGGGAGCCGAGGAGGGGATCGACGCGGCCGAGCGCGTCACGGGATTCGACCCCGAGAACGGCATGGTGAGTATCGATCTCGACGAGGCGACCGTCTCGCTCGACGTCCAGTCGGGCGTCGAGAAGAACGCCGACCGCCTCTACACCGAGGCAAAGCGAATCGAGGAGAAAAAGCAGGGTGCCGAGGAGGCCATCGCCGAGACCCGCGAGGAACTCGAGGCGCTCCGGGAGCGAAAGCGCCAGTGGTCGGAGGGCGACGCCGACGAGGAAGACGGCGGGGAGCCGGAAAACGTCGACTGGCTCTCGCGGGCCTCGATTCCCGTCCGAAAGAGCGAGGAGTGGTACGAGGAGTTTCGCTGGTTCCACACGAGCGACGGCTTCCTCGTCATCGGCGGACGAAACGCCGACGAGAACGAGGACCTCGTCAAGAAGTACCTCGACCGGGGCGACCTGTTCTTCCACACGCAGGCCCACGGCGGGCCGGTGACGATCCTGAAGGCTACCGGCCCGAGCGAGCCCGCAAAGGACGTCGACTTTCCAGAATCGAGCATTCGGGAGGCCGCCCAGTTCGCGGTCTCCTATTCGTCGGTCTGGAAGGAGGGTCGCTTCGCCGACGACGCTTACTCGGTCACTCCCGACCAAGTCTCGAAGACGCCCGAAAGCGGCGAGTACATCGAGAAGGGCGGGTTCGTGATCCGGGGCGATCGCACCTACCACCGCGATACGGAGGTGGGCGTCGCCGTCGGGATCACCTGCGAGCCGACGACGCGGGTCATCGGTGGGCCGCCCTCGGCGATCGTCCCGCGGGCCGAAACCACCGTCGAGGTCGAACCCGGTCGCTACGCCCAGAACGACATGGCGAAGATGCTCTACCGGGAGTTCCGCGAGCGGTTCAACGATACGGCGTTCGTCCGGAAGGTAGCCAGTCCCGACCTGATTCAGGAGTTCCTCCCTGCCGGCGGGAGCCGACTGGTCGAGGAGTGACGATGATTTATATCGGATCGAAAGACAGTTTCGCACGATGTTAGGCGACGCGATCGAGTACCCCGCTCGCGGCGATGACGCCCTCACGACGGTGCTCGTCGGTGGACTGCTGCCGGTTTTGGCCACGATGGTCGGGGTCGTCGGGCTCGTCCTCTCGGTCGTTCTCGTCGGCCTCGCGGTCCTCCCGCTCGCGTTGCTTCCGGGACTCGCGCTGTTCGGCTACTACGTCGCCGTTCTCCGGGGAGCGACCGCCGGCGACCCCGAGCCGCCGCGCTTTCGCGACTGGAAACGACTGCTCGTCGACGGCGTCCGGTTCGTCGCCGTCAGCGTCGCCTACGCGGTACCGTTTGCCCTCCTTCTGGGGGCCTTTCTCGCCGTTCTCGCCGCGAGCGAATCGGCCGTCGGGAACCCCGTCGCCGAGACGGTCGCCACCGTCGGTGCGGCCGTGTTCGCGCTGTTCGCGGCGGGCTCGTTGCTCGCCTACGCCTACCTGCAGCCCCTCGCGCTCGCGAACCTCGCTCGAGAGGGGGACCTGCGTGCCGCGTTCGACCTCACGACTCTCCGAAAAGCGGGCCTTTCGAGGGCGTATGCCGCCGCGTGGCTACTTGGGATGCTGATCTGGATCGTCGGCGGCGTGCTCGAAGGGACGCTGTGGCTCGTCGTCGTCGGCCTCTTCGTCGGTTTCTACGCCGACGTCGCACGCTACTACCTCTACGGCCGGGGGCTCAGTCGGGCGCTTTCGGAACCGAGCGACGGCGAGCGAGCGGCTTCCGAGGAACGAAGACGGCAGGATCGAACCCCCGCAATCGACGGGGTGACGGACCGCTTCGAGACGGGGACGATCCCCCGAATCGAGGAGCCCGACACGTTCGCGATCCGAACGGGGAAACGCGATCACGAACGGGGCTGGCCCGACTGGGAGTCGGCGTCCGACGAGCGACGATGAGCGAGCGCCTCGCCTTCCTTCGGGACGAGAACGCCGAGGAGGCGCTGCTGATCGGCTGGATCTGTCTGCTGGCTCACGCGGTGTTCGTTCCGTGGCTCCCCCTCGTGCCCGCGGTCGGCTACCTCGTCGCCGTTGCGCGTGCGGTGATCGGCCGCGAGTCCGCCCTGCCGCCCGTCGAGGTCCGCTCCCTACTGGCGGACGGGGCGGTCGCGAGCGCGATCTGTCTCGGTTATGGGCTAGTGCCGCTCGCGGTCGGCGTGATCACGGTCTCGCTCGCGAGCGAGACGACGGTCGATCCGGTGGGAGCAATGGGCCCCCTCTTCCTTATCGGGTCGACGATGACGCTGTTCGTCGTACTGGCGGCGCTGTATGCCGTTCCGATCGCGCTGTGTGGCTACGCCCGCGGTGGGATCGGGAGCGCACGGCCCGACGATTCCTTCGTGCGCATCATGGGTCGGGCCGCCTACTTCGTCGGCTGGACGAGCGCGCTGGTCGTCCTCGCAAGCGGTGCGCTCGCGGGGAGCGTCGTCGGAGCCGTTCCCCTCCTAGGACCGCTTCTCGCGGCGTTCGTCTGGTGGGTCGTCGCGCTCGCGTCGACCCGGCGACTCGCGGCCGGCTACCGCGAGTCGTAGGCGCTTCGGGAGGACTATTGCCCGCGAGCGCCGACTCCGTGTATGCGGATCAAGAGCCGACAGCGCGTCGAGGGCGGCAAGGAGCGTCTCACGCTCGTGCCCGAGCACCTCGACGACCTCTGGCATCTCACCTACGTCCTCGAACCCGGCGACCTCGTTTCCGCGGACACCACCCGCCGCATCCAGCGCGCCGACGACCAGATGCGCGACACCGGCGGCGAGCGAGAACCCATGCGCGTGACCATCGCCGTCGAGGACGTCGAGTTCCACAAGTTCGCGAACCGCCTGCGGGTCGGCGGCGAGATCACCTGGGCCTCCCGCGAGGACCAACTGGGCCACCACCACACGCTCAACGTCGAGGAACACGACGAGATAGAGGTCGAAAAACTCCTGAAGGCAGACCAGCGCGAACGATTGGAGGAGGCCGAGGAATCGACGGAGAACCCCGACGTGGCGATCGTCACCGTCGAGGAGGGCGAGGCTCACATCCACACCGTCGCCCAGTACGGCACCGAGGAGCGCGCGACGTTCACGGGCCCCAGCGGCAAGGGTGAGTTCGCCCGCGCGCGCTCGGAGCTGTTCTCACAGGTCGCCGACGCCCTCTCGCGGATGGAGACGGATGCGATCATCCTCGCCGGGCCGGGCTTCACCAAGCAGGACGCCTACGACTACATCGAGGAGAACACACAGGACGTCGCCGAACTGATCACGATGGTCGACACCTCGGGCGTCGGCGACCGCGGGGTTCACGAGGTCCTGAAGCGAGGGGCGGTCGAGGACATCCAGGCGGAGACGCGCATCGCCCGCGAGGCCGAGCTGATCGACGAGCTGACCCGTCGGATGGCCGAGGGTGCGAAAGCCGCCTACGGGATCGACGAGGTCGAGGAGGCCGCGGAGTTCGGCGCGATCGAGACGCTGCTCATCACCGACGAGCGCCTGCGCGAGGAGCGCGCGGGCTCGGGTGACTGGAGTGTGGACGTAAACGACCTGATCACCGAGGCCGAACAGAAGGGCGGCGACGTGGTGGTGTTCTCGAGCGAGTTCGACCCCGCCCAGCAGTTGGGTAATCTGGGTGGCGTCGCGGCGCTCCTCAGGTACCGTCTCCAGTAGTTTCGCACCCTTTTTCGCGCTTCGGATCCGAACACGGGCAATGGGAGAGACGACGTATAGCGTCGAGATCGTCGTGCCGGAGGACGCCGATTCGGAGCGGGCCGGGGAGACGGTCACGGTCGAGGTAAACGAGGACGACTACGTGCTCGCAGCCGCCCGGAGTCAGGACGTGTGGCTGGCCGCCGACTGCCAGCAAGGCTGGTGTACGACCTGCGCTGCGGAGTTGCTTGAGGGCGAGGTCGACCAGTCGGACGCGAAACGCTACTACGAGAGCGACGAGGCGGCGGACATGGTCCTGCCCTGTACTGCCAAACCCCGTTCGGATCTCAAGATTCGGGCCTTCCAGTACGAGGCGATGCTCGAACACCGTGCGGAGAACGACAACCCGCCGGGGAAGTCGAAGCTGAACTAGCGGATCGTCACGCTCAGGCCGTCCTCAGCCACGCGCACGTCGCCGTCGTAGGTCTGGGCGATGGAGTCGAGCATCTCCTCGTGGCGTCCTTCGGTGTGGGGGTACTGGTGGGAGAGATAGACGCGACCGATCTCGTGGCCTGCAAGGGCCTCGCCCAACTGCGTCGGCGTCGGATGGCCCGAGACGTCGACGTCGTCGGGGAACGAACAGTCGTGGACGAACACTGCAGATCCCTCGGCGAAGTTTGCGAGCCCCTCGAAGGCCTCGCTGTCGCCGCTGAACGTGAACACGCCGCGAGACTCCGTCCCGCGAGCCTCCGAGCCGGACTCGGAGACACCGTCGAACCGGTAGGCCAGACAGTACATCGAGTGGCGCGTCTCGTACCCCTCGACGTCGAAACCGCCGATCTCGAACTCGTAGGGGCCGACCTCCCGAACCGTGAGGTCGAGTCGGTCCTGCATGTACTCGTGAACGTCGAGCAGGCCGTCAACGAGCGACTTCGTCCCCCGCGGCCCGGCGATTTCGAGGTGCTCCTCGCCCGCGAGCCAGCGGGCCTTCAGTAGCGGGAGGAGGTCCGCGACGTGGTCGAGGTGGTGGTGGGTCAACAGCACCGACGAGACGCCCTCGTAGCCGACGCCCGTCCGTGCGAGCCCGTGAAGCGCGCCGCTCCCGCAGTCGACCAGCAGCCGCCCGTCGTCGTTTTCGAGCAACAGCCCCGTCTGAAAGCGTTCGCCGGTCGGCATCGCGCTGCCGGTACCGAGGAAAGTAACTCGCATACCGGTCGAGGGTGCGCCAGCGACGAAACGCCTTCGGTTGCCGGGTTCACTTTCACCGCGGTAGCCCAACGCACTTGACTGCCGGTCCCCAACTGCGGGCGATGGGAGCACGCGAGCGCCTCGCCGACCGGGGCGTCGATCTCGACCTGGCCGAGGACGCCGACGTCCTCGATTCGCTCTCGCCGGTCGTTCAGGAGTGGTGGATCGACCGGTTCGGCGAGTACGTGCCCGAAAACGGCGGCGTCTTCACCCCGCCACAGCGCGAGGCGATCCCGCTGGTCCGGGAGGACGAGAACGCCCTGATCTGTGCGCCGACCGGGTCGGGCAAGACGCTCGCCTCCTTCAGCGCGGTCATCGACGATCTGATCGAGCGCGACCGCGAGGACGATCTGGAGAACTCGGTGTACTGTCTGTACGTTTCTCCCTTGAAGTCGCTCGCCAACGACATCCACCGCAACCTCGACGTTCCACTTTCCGAGATCACCGACCGCCTCGCCGAGCGTGACGAGGACTGCGAGGTGCGCCACGCGATCCGCCACGGCGATACGCCCGACAGCGAGCGCCGGAGGATGCTCGAGGAGACCCCACATATCCTCAACACCACTCCCGAAACGCTCGCGATCCTGCTCAACTCCCCGAAGTTCAAGGAGAAGCTTTCCACCGTCGAATACGTCATCGTCGACGAGATCCACTCGCTGGCGGCGAACAAGCGCGGCACGCACCTCTCGGTGAGCCTCGAACGCGTCGAGGAGATCGCCGAGCGCTCGCCAACGAGGATCGGCTGTTCGGCGACCGTCGAGCCGCTCGATACGATCGCGGAGTTTCTCGTGGGATGCGAGGACGGCTCTCCGAGGGAGTACGAGATCGTCGACACACGGTTCGTCCGGGAGTTCGACCTCGAACTCGCCTGCCCGACCGACGACCTGATCCACACGCCCCGCGAGGTCGTTCAGGGCCGCTTTTACGAGGGGCTCCACGGCCTCATCGCCGATCACGAGAACACGCTCGTTTTCACCAACACCCGCTCGGGCGCGGAACGCGTCCTCCAGAACCTCCGAGAGCGCTTCGGCTACGACGAGGAAGACTCGGGCTGTCACCACGGCAGCCTCTCGACGGAGTCCCGCCAATCCGTCGAGGAGGGGCTGAAGGCCGGCGACCTGGACGTGGTGACGACCTCGACGAGTCTGGAACTGGGTATCGACATGCCCCACGTCGACCTCGTGGTGCAGGTCGGCTCGCCCAAGTCCGTCGCCTCGCTGCTCCAGCGGGTGGGCCGGGCGGGCCACCGGCTCGGACAGACGGTCACCGGCCGGGTGATCGCGCTGGACCGCGACGAACTGATCGAGTGTGCGGTGATGCTTCAGAAGGCCGAGTCTGGCTTCGTCGACCGGGTGTTCGTCCCGGAGAAGGCGATGGACGTCGCCGCCCAGCACGTCTACGGGATGGCGATCAACGGGGTGCGGCCCGAACGCGAGGTCCGCGCGACCCTCGAACGGGCCTACCCCTATCGGGAGTTCACTGATCGAGAATGGGAGTCGCTGATGGCCTATCTTACCGCCGACTACGAGGGCATGGAGGAGAAGAACGTCTACGCGAAGGTCTGGCGCGACACGAACGACCCGTCGGAGGGAGAACACCACTACGAGGAGCATCCAGTCGGAGAGCACCTGATCGGGAAACGCGGCCGACTCGCGCGGGTGATCTACATGACCAACATCGGGACCATTCCGGACTCGTTCACCTGCAGCGTCTTCACCCGCGCCGACAACGAGCGCGTCGGCGACCTCGACGAGAACTACCTCGATACGCTCGATCCGGGCGACGTGTTCGTCATCGGGGGTCGGCACTTCGAGTTCCGCTATCGGAGAGGGTCGAAGGTCTACGTCGACCCGACGAGCGCCCGTCCGACGGTGCCGACGTGGTTCTCCGAGCGCCTCCCCCTTTCGTACGACCTCGGTCGAGAGATACTGGCGTTCAAGCGCGAACTGCTCGAGCGCTACGAGTCGGGCGGTCCGCCCGCGGTCCGGCGGTGGCTCCGGGGGTTCCCGATCGACGACGACAGCGCCCGCGCGCTGGCGCGGATGTTCGACGAGCAAATCCGCTACGCGGGGCTCGAGAGCGTCAGTACCGATACCCGACTCGCCATCGAGGCGGAGCGCGACCGCACCGAGTACAAACGCCGGTACTACGTCCGGTCGGGATACGGGAGACGGTTCAACGAGGGGTTCTCGCGCCTGCTGGCGTACCGCTGCGCCCAGGAGGCCAGCGCCAACGTCACCGTCGCGGTCGCCGACAACGGCTTCACGCTCGCGATGCCGCTCAACCGGAAGGTCGATCTTCGAGGGCTGATCGAGGGGACCGACCCCGACGAGGTTCGCGACCTGCTACGGGACAGTCTGGAGGGCACCGACCTTCTACAGAGATATTTCCGAATTAACGCCACCCGGTCGCTGATGATCCTGAAACGCTACAAGGGATACGAGAAGAGCGCGAGCGAACAGCAGGTCTCGAGCGAGATGCTTCTGGGCTTTGCCGGCGATCTGGAGGAGTTTGCGGTCTTAGAGGAGACCTACCGCGAAATACTGGAGGACAAGCTCGCCGTCGGGGCGGTCGCGGACGTCCTTCGCGAGGTTCGCTCGGGAGAGATGGCCCTCGCGATCGACCGGGTCGACTCGCCATCGCCGCTCTCCTTCGGCCTGGCGACGCTCTCGGCCAGCGACGTGGTGCTCGCGGAGGACGAGAGCGCGGTACTCAGGGAGTTTCACGAGCGCGTGCTCGAATCGATCGACGAGGGCGAGCGCGCGGGCGACGCGTTGCCGGTCGAGGACTAGCGACTCGCCCACTCGACCATGCTGCCGTACAGCGGGTCGGCTTCGAGGGCCGCCCGCGTACCGACCAGCACCAGCGACTTCTTGGCTCGCGTGAGCGCGACGTTCAACCGGCGGTAGTCGTCGAAGATCGGTCCCTCCAGACCGGCGGGCGTGCTCGCGACGAACGAGACGAGGATCACCTCCTTGCTCGACCCCTGGAACCGGTCGACCGTGTCGACCGCCACGCCTTCGCGGACGCGTTGAGAGATCGTGGCGACCTGCGCGCGAAACGGCGCGATGACGCCGACGTCCTCGGGGGCGACGCCCGCCACGACGAACTGTTCAACGAGATCCGCGATCCGCGCGGCCTCCTCGCCGTCGGTGTGATCTCCCGAATCGCCCGCACAGTCGACGAACGTGACGGGATCGAGAAGCCCCTCGGAGAGGGCGTCCGTGGAGACGCCGTCGAGGTCGGCGATCCGCTGGGCGGCGACCTCGCCCGTTGCGGGCCTGAGCTTCCCGTCGTAGAACTCCTGTGAGGAAAACGCTTGAATCCGCTGGGCCATCCGGTACTGGCGCTCGAGCATGACGCCCGCGTCGGGATGCTCGCCGATCAGGCGCTCGAACAGCGACCGCGAGAGGTCCGCGACGTCCTCGGTCCCGTCGCCTTCGTCCTCACCTCCCCCGTCCTCGGACTGGACGACCGGCGGGAGCTGGTGGTGGTCACCCACGAGGACGAACCGATCCGCCCTGTTTATCGCCGCGAGCGTCGCGGGTTCGGTCAGTTGGGAGGCCTCGTCGACCAGCGCCACGTCGAAGGTCTGCTCGCGCATGACCCGCGAGCCACAGCTGGAGGTCGTCGAGGCGACCACGGGGGCCTCCCGGAGGGTTCGAGCGAGTTCCTCGGGATCGCCGCGGCCGTCGAGGCGATAGGACTGCATGTCCTCGCGCACGCCGTGTTCGGTGCCAATGCGGACGAAATCCGTAAAGCCCTGATCGGAAAGCGCCTCCAGGGCGTTGTCGACGGCGCGATTGGTGAACGCCGACAGCAGGACCCGTTCCCCACGCTCGACCAGCGCTCGAATCGTCCGGGCGATGGTGTAGGTCTTGCCCGTACCGGGCGGCCCGTGGATCAGCGCGAAGTCCTCAGCCGCGATGGCCCCGGAGACCGCGTCGTTCTGGGCGGCGTTGTTCCCGATGAACGTCTCGTCGACCTCGCCGAACTCGGGGATCGCGTCGCCGAACAGAAGCTCCTTCCGGCGCTTCTCGCCCTTCAGCAGGGCGTCGTGCAGTGCCGTGAGCATCCCGCTCGCGCTCATGTCGGAGGGATAGACGTCGAGTCGGCGGAGCGAGACGGGCTCGTCCGTGCTCACGACGACCTCGTCTCCTAACCGCTCGACGCGCGCCAGTTCGGCGTGGCCGTTGACCGGATCGCCGTCGCTCGCCAGCGCCACGTCGCCCTCACGGATCTTCGAGACCGCCCCGTCGTACCGGGCGCGAAGCTCCCAGCGCCCGTCCTTGCGGGGTTCCTCGCCTGTCGGTTCCAGATCGATCAGCGCCCGGTCGTCGTCGGCGCGCTCCTGTGGACTTTGCTCCCAGAGTTTGGCGTACTCGCGGTGGGCCGCCCGGCGCTCGCGTTCGATGGCGCGATACGTTCGGTCGAAGTACTCCCGTTCGCGTTCGGGGAGCGCGCTCGCGATCTTGCCGGCCTTCGACTCCTGATCGAGCCGCCCGGAGACGACCATGCAGGTGTCCTGCTCGAAGCAGTACTCGCACTTGGCGTTCGACTCGTAGCCCGTGGGCACCCCCGAATCGAACTCCATGGCCGCTATCTCGTTTCGGGTTCGCACGACGAACTTCAGGAGCCCCGAACCGATCGAGAACTCCTTGGCCGGCGAGAGATCGCCGGCCTCCTCGTTGCGGTCGAGTGCGGTGTTCTTCGTGTAGAGCAGGGTTCCTGTGTCGGGGGTCCCGCCGTCAGCCACCGCCTCGTCCCCGATGCCGCCCTGCTCTTCGAGCAAAAGGGCATAACAGGCCGCCTGGATCTTGTCCTGAAAGCGTGGTTCGCGATTGGTGTTCTTGCCCGTCTTGAGTTCGACCGGCATCCCGCGCCTGAGGGCGTCCGCCCGTCCCTTGATCCCGAACCGCTCGCTGATCAGGGTGTACTCGCTTCGCCACGAATCGTCCTCGCTCAGGGTGTCCTGCGAGAGCCAGCCGTCGATCGCACGCGCGTTCTGGCGAACTTCCTCCCGTACCTCCTCGAACTCGCGATCGAGCAATCCCAGTTCGAGTCCGGCTTCCTCGACGCGATCCGAGACGGCGTCCTCGAAGTCCGCACCCCGCAGGAGGTCGCCG
The DNA window shown above is from Halalkalicoccus subterraneus and carries:
- a CDS encoding ATP-dependent helicase, translating into MGARERLADRGVDLDLAEDADVLDSLSPVVQEWWIDRFGEYVPENGGVFTPPQREAIPLVREDENALICAPTGSGKTLASFSAVIDDLIERDREDDLENSVYCLYVSPLKSLANDIHRNLDVPLSEITDRLAERDEDCEVRHAIRHGDTPDSERRRMLEETPHILNTTPETLAILLNSPKFKEKLSTVEYVIVDEIHSLAANKRGTHLSVSLERVEEIAERSPTRIGCSATVEPLDTIAEFLVGCEDGSPREYEIVDTRFVREFDLELACPTDDLIHTPREVVQGRFYEGLHGLIADHENTLVFTNTRSGAERVLQNLRERFGYDEEDSGCHHGSLSTESRQSVEEGLKAGDLDVVTTSTSLELGIDMPHVDLVVQVGSPKSVASLLQRVGRAGHRLGQTVTGRVIALDRDELIECAVMLQKAESGFVDRVFVPEKAMDVAAQHVYGMAINGVRPEREVRATLERAYPYREFTDREWESLMAYLTADYEGMEEKNVYAKVWRDTNDPSEGEHHYEEHPVGEHLIGKRGRLARVIYMTNIGTIPDSFTCSVFTRADNERVGDLDENYLDTLDPGDVFVIGGRHFEFRYRRGSKVYVDPTSARPTVPTWFSERLPLSYDLGREILAFKRELLERYESGGPPAVRRWLRGFPIDDDSARALARMFDEQIRYAGLESVSTDTRLAIEAERDRTEYKRRYYVRSGYGRRFNEGFSRLLAYRCAQEASANVTVAVADNGFTLAMPLNRKVDLRGLIEGTDPDEVRDLLRDSLEGTDLLQRYFRINATRSLMILKRYKGYEKSASEQQVSSEMLLGFAGDLEEFAVLEETYREILEDKLAVGAVADVLREVRSGEMALAIDRVDSPSPLSFGLATLSASDVVLAEDESAVLREFHERVLESIDEGERAGDALPVED
- a CDS encoding AAA domain-containing protein, whose product is MQVRGTVVSPGETRTVSTRHGERDLAEPLIRTTNGEFSVTLWGKWAETVEYLETGMELVVTDAEETEWQDETGYATTRESYVIVEPGFLVNVTDVRSWVQCPRMYYLNKLSGVPLNYPVVKGTIVHEVFGDLLRGADFEDAVSDRVEEAGLELGLLDREFEEVREEVRQNARAIDGWLSQDTLSEDDSWRSEYTLISERFGIKGRADALRRGMPVELKTGKNTNREPRFQDKIQAACYALLLEEQGGIGDEAVADGGTPDTGTLLYTKNTALDRNEEAGDLSPAKEFSIGSGLLKFVVRTRNEIAAMEFDSGVPTGYESNAKCEYCFEQDTCMVVSGRLDQESKAGKIASALPEREREYFDRTYRAIERERRAAHREYAKLWEQSPQERADDDRALIDLEPTGEEPRKDGRWELRARYDGAVSKIREGDVALASDGDPVNGHAELARVERLGDEVVVSTDEPVSLRRLDVYPSDMSASGMLTALHDALLKGEKRRKELLFGDAIPEFGEVDETFIGNNAAQNDAVSGAIAAEDFALIHGPPGTGKTYTIARTIRALVERGERVLLSAFTNRAVDNALEALSDQGFTDFVRIGTEHGVREDMQSYRLDGRGDPEELARTLREAPVVASTTSSCGSRVMREQTFDVALVDEASQLTEPATLAAINRADRFVLVGDHHQLPPVVQSEDGGGEDEGDGTEDVADLSRSLFERLIGEHPDAGVMLERQYRMAQRIQAFSSQEFYDGKLRPATGEVAAQRIADLDGVSTDALSEGLLDPVTFVDCAGDSGDHTDGEEAARIADLVEQFVVAGVAPEDVGVIAPFRAQVATISQRVREGVAVDTVDRFQGSSKEVILVSFVASTPAGLEGPIFDDYRRLNVALTRAKKSLVLVGTRAALEADPLYGSMVEWASR